One window from the genome of Leptospira johnsonii encodes:
- a CDS encoding bile acid:sodium symporter family protein — translation MQSGFLLEIVLPISLFIIMFGMGLSLTLKDFERVALFPKAVLVGLLAQLLLLPFLGFMVATMFHLEPLLAVGLMVLSCCPSGPTSNMYSYLFKGDVALSVTLTALISVIKPFTLPFLTYYSMVYFMGEGKTIDLPIVKTILQLFIITVLPVGIGMAVKNYSPKFAAACEKPVKVFSMIILFAIIAGLVKQNWEKMWGFFAQSGAAALTMNCICISLGFLLGLLLRLSRTQAVTIAFELGIQNGTTALLVTGTILQVPTMTVVPITYSLLMFVTALVFGLFILKNRRSILDQPSLERAS, via the coding sequence ATGCAAAGTGGATTTTTACTGGAGATAGTTCTTCCGATCTCACTTTTTATAATTATGTTCGGGATGGGATTATCTTTGACGCTCAAAGATTTCGAGAGAGTCGCTCTATTCCCTAAGGCAGTATTGGTAGGACTTTTAGCCCAACTTTTACTATTACCGTTTTTAGGATTTATGGTTGCTACAATGTTCCATCTGGAACCGCTATTGGCTGTGGGATTAATGGTTTTGTCCTGCTGCCCATCCGGCCCGACTTCGAATATGTATTCGTATTTGTTCAAAGGAGATGTGGCTTTATCAGTAACGTTAACCGCTCTCATTAGCGTGATCAAACCTTTCACTCTTCCGTTCTTAACTTACTACTCCATGGTATACTTTATGGGAGAGGGGAAAACGATAGATCTTCCAATAGTAAAAACCATTTTGCAACTTTTCATTATTACGGTCCTGCCTGTAGGGATCGGAATGGCAGTGAAAAATTATTCTCCAAAATTTGCTGCTGCTTGTGAGAAGCCTGTAAAAGTTTTTTCAATGATCATTCTATTTGCGATCATTGCAGGCCTAGTGAAACAGAACTGGGAAAAAATGTGGGGATTTTTTGCTCAAAGCGGAGCTGCTGCTTTAACTATGAATTGTATCTGCATCAGTCTTGGATTTTTACTCGGTTTACTTTTGCGTTTAAGTAGGACCCAAGCGGTTACGATCGCTTTTGAGTTGGGGATCCAAAATGGAACCACCGCACTTTTGGTGACAGGGACCATTTTACAAGTTCCCACTATGACTGTGGTGCCTATTACTTATAGCCTGCTCATGTTTGTGACTGCATTGGTATTCGGACTATTCATCTTAAAAAATAGAAG
- a CDS encoding SpoIIE family protein phosphatase: MSLQLTFFSFGSLIVCIFTAVLGSFLAAIRNRSKSSSYLAGAFFLLSIHAFAFVIAYSIDSPMAAYHRWLILAVIPAFSCMGQFFFFYPNPVKEKFAFRFLSAQLFVWITFSVYYIFCTFRKEPVFDFTEQIWTFSLPLENKILGVLVLVYSFLMICTGIWRSWTTSKESNRFTGLFVLFFSLLIFPPVIANSMSRAGLISRTDFLTVYTFFMIPGSFVILVLYINTTADQTRFLNRITGICLGTFLLILYWIGLASVSRQEDTFDLGKLREAENSIFIKKAVPGSDSVSHVGIPTDRNSHSTSRVGTPKNPSTRKRFLRQSSGYYGSVFPLEAERYFIEGNEEEPRSVLYRFSLQNRDHKYEATFPYEEYRSFLHIAIRPYFAVLFITVLVVLFGFRLFFRGAIWNPLKNLLIGIGKVNQGDLNTKIQVRIQDEIGFLADSFNGMVSSIREARTALSVYADTLEDQVKDRTSRLTQLLEQQQGDYFLTSLLLKPFGIETIRNGSVFVESFTRQKKQFVFKQQNHEIGGDLCMSTSLKIGGTNCTVFMNADAMGKSIQGAGGAIVLGSVFGSILNRTRLFEDKTIEFTPQRWLRSAFLELSKVFEIFEGSMLVTAILGVIEESTGKTYLVNAEHPSPILYRNGKASLIPTKHFFNRIGLPFDSSTTFTVQSFQLRPGDCLFLGSDGKDDLIVGIREDGTKEINENQEAFLSRIEEAQGDLYKIYQDMEEYLTDDISFLKIEYSLSKEPVRTNGQATRLVSKETN; encoded by the coding sequence ATGAGCTTGCAGCTGACTTTTTTTTCCTTTGGATCTTTGATCGTTTGTATATTCACCGCGGTGCTTGGAAGCTTTCTGGCCGCCATCCGCAATAGGTCCAAGTCCAGTTCTTATTTGGCTGGAGCATTTTTTCTATTATCAATTCATGCGTTCGCATTCGTGATCGCATACAGTATAGATTCCCCTATGGCAGCTTATCATAGATGGTTAATCTTGGCTGTCATCCCTGCATTCTCTTGTATGGGGCAGTTCTTTTTCTTCTACCCGAATCCAGTAAAAGAAAAATTTGCATTTCGTTTTTTAAGCGCTCAATTATTCGTTTGGATCACATTCTCCGTATATTATATTTTCTGCACATTTAGAAAAGAACCCGTATTTGATTTTACAGAGCAGATCTGGACCTTCTCTCTTCCGTTAGAAAACAAAATCTTAGGTGTTTTGGTATTAGTTTATTCTTTCCTAATGATATGTACAGGCATATGGAGAAGTTGGACTACTTCCAAAGAATCCAATCGTTTTACAGGACTATTCGTTCTATTCTTCTCCTTACTCATTTTTCCTCCAGTGATTGCAAATAGTATGAGCCGAGCCGGACTGATCTCTAGAACGGACTTCTTGACTGTGTATACATTCTTCATGATCCCTGGAAGTTTTGTGATCCTGGTGCTTTATATCAATACCACTGCGGACCAGACTCGTTTTCTGAATAGGATCACCGGGATTTGTTTGGGAACATTCTTACTCATACTATATTGGATAGGATTAGCTTCCGTTTCCAGACAAGAAGATACATTCGATCTAGGTAAATTGAGAGAAGCGGAGAATTCGATTTTTATAAAGAAGGCTGTTCCGGGATCAGATTCGGTATCGCATGTGGGAATTCCAACAGACCGAAATTCGCACTCCACCTCACGTGTAGGAACTCCTAAAAACCCAAGCACCCGCAAACGATTTTTAAGACAATCTTCTGGATATTATGGCTCCGTATTTCCATTAGAAGCAGAACGTTATTTTATAGAAGGTAACGAAGAAGAACCAAGATCCGTACTATATAGATTCTCTCTCCAGAATCGAGATCATAAATACGAGGCAACATTTCCATACGAAGAATATAGGAGCTTTCTCCATATAGCGATCAGACCTTACTTCGCAGTTTTATTTATTACTGTACTTGTAGTACTTTTTGGATTTAGGCTCTTCTTTAGAGGAGCGATCTGGAATCCTCTTAAAAATTTATTGATAGGAATTGGAAAAGTAAACCAAGGAGATCTGAATACAAAGATACAAGTTCGTATCCAAGACGAGATCGGTTTTCTTGCAGATTCATTCAACGGAATGGTAAGCTCAATCCGAGAAGCAAGAACCGCTCTTTCCGTATATGCGGACACATTAGAAGATCAAGTAAAGGATAGAACTTCCAGGCTCACGCAATTATTGGAACAACAACAGGGAGATTATTTTTTAACGTCCCTTCTTCTAAAACCTTTCGGAATAGAGACAATCCGGAACGGAAGTGTCTTTGTAGAATCGTTCACTCGCCAGAAAAAACAATTCGTATTCAAACAACAAAACCACGAGATCGGCGGGGATCTTTGTATGTCGACCAGCCTCAAGATCGGAGGAACAAATTGTACCGTGTTCATGAACGCGGACGCAATGGGAAAATCTATCCAGGGTGCGGGAGGCGCGATCGTTCTAGGCTCCGTATTCGGCTCCATCTTAAATAGAACAAGGCTATTTGAAGATAAGACGATAGAGTTTACTCCGCAACGTTGGTTGAGATCAGCCTTTTTAGAACTTTCTAAAGTGTTTGAGATTTTCGAAGGGAGTATGCTCGTCACCGCTATCCTAGGTGTGATAGAAGAATCCACAGGCAAAACTTATTTAGTAAACGCAGAACATCCTTCTCCCATCTTATACAGAAATGGAAAAGCAAGTCTGATCCCGACCAAACATTTTTTTAATCGGATCGGATTGCCTTTCGATTCATCTACAACGTTCACGGTTCAATCCTTTCAACTCAGACCGGGCGATTGTTTGTTTTTAGGTTCGGACGGCAAAGACGATCTGATCGTAGGTATCCGAGAAGACGGAACTAAAGAGATCAACGAAAATCAGGAAGCTTTCTTATCCAGGATAGAAGAAGCGCAAGGAGATCTATATAAGATCTACCAAGACATGGAGGAATATCTTACAGACGATATTTCTTTTTTAAAGATAGAATACTCACTTTCCAAAGAGCCGGTCAGAACGAACGGACAAGCTACAAGACTCGTATCAAAAGAAACGAATTAA